In Kitasatospora gansuensis, a genomic segment contains:
- a CDS encoding branched-chain amino acid ABC transporter permease, whose product MTERSTLIYRALRWWPIALLILFLVAPYSALPLPGLLDGPLGSPGSLQLIALCLVYGALATGYDLLLGRTGLLSFGHALYFATGLYATDLAMLELQLPFAAAALFGIGCSISLALLLGSVSLRVTGIGFSMVTLAFAQAGSILVQRNPGGVTGGEEGRAAPVEMLPDSLVGIENTANLYWIALGYLVLTLAVVHWTVNSPTGRVWEGIKENERRVEVLGLRPYGFKLVAFVIAGGLAGAGGVVYLLLTGGATPQAATSDATLALLVMVVLGGSGTRWGPLLGGVLYTWAGHRLGDLANSAAIADLPAVLRVPLSQPLFLLGALFVAVVYLLPGGLAKLPARIRAGRSNADKVGVPGPAHSLEGGTT is encoded by the coding sequence ATCACAGAACGCTCGACACTCATATACAGAGCGCTACGCTGGTGGCCGATCGCTCTGCTGATCCTGTTCCTTGTCGCCCCATATAGTGCGCTTCCGCTTCCCGGACTCCTCGACGGCCCGCTCGGCAGTCCCGGAAGCCTGCAGCTCATCGCCCTCTGCCTGGTCTACGGCGCGCTAGCCACCGGCTACGACCTCCTGCTCGGCCGCACCGGTCTGCTCTCCTTCGGGCACGCGCTCTACTTCGCCACCGGTCTCTACGCGACCGACCTCGCGATGCTCGAACTCCAACTCCCCTTCGCCGCCGCCGCACTGTTCGGCATCGGCTGCTCCATCAGCCTCGCGCTGCTGCTCGGCTCGGTCAGCCTGCGGGTGACCGGCATCGGCTTCTCCATGGTGACGCTCGCGTTCGCCCAGGCTGGCTCGATCCTGGTCCAGCGCAACCCCGGCGGGGTGACCGGCGGCGAAGAGGGTCGGGCCGCGCCGGTCGAGATGCTGCCCGACAGCCTGGTCGGCATCGAGAACACCGCCAACCTCTACTGGATCGCCCTCGGCTATCTGGTGCTGACCCTGGCCGTCGTCCACTGGACCGTCAACTCTCCCACCGGCCGGGTCTGGGAGGGCATCAAGGAGAACGAGCGCCGGGTCGAGGTGCTAGGCCTGCGCCCCTACGGCTTCAAGTTGGTGGCCTTCGTCATCGCCGGCGGCCTGGCCGGTGCCGGCGGGGTGGTCTACCTGCTGCTGACCGGCGGCGCGACCCCGCAGGCAGCCACCTCGGACGCGACCCTCGCGCTGCTGGTGATGGTCGTGCTGGGCGGTTCGGGTACTCGATGGGGCCCGCTGCTCGGCGGCGTCCTCTACACCTGGGCGGGCCACCGGCTGGGTGACCTGGCGAACTCCGCGGCCATCGCGGACCTCCCGGCTGTGCTCCGAGTACCGCTGTCGCAGCCGCTCTTTTTGCTCGGTGCACTCTTTGTCGCGGTGGTCTATCTGCTCCCCGGTGGCCTGGCTAAGCTGCCAGCTCGTATCCGGGCCGGCCGTTCCAACGCCGACAAGGTCGGGGTTCCCGGCCCGGCCCACTCCCTGGAAGGTGGCACCACGTGA
- a CDS encoding alpha/beta fold hydrolase has protein sequence MSSGSARYEELTVPVPGGDLTVLRWPATDPDAPTVVALHGITANALAWSEVARQLAGRATLIAPDLRGRAASRTVAGPYGLARHADDVAALVAALGLGPVRLTGHSMGAWIAALATVRHPELASSLLLVDGAVSFPLPVGVTEDAALAAVLGPALARLSMTFPSRDAYRAFWRQHPAFAGAWTAEFEAYIQRDLVGTEPELRSSCVPEAIRQDGGEVLLDKDAAGAVHRLPLPAELLWAERGLMDEPQGLYDVNRIELAGLDLERVKATPVPDTNHYTIVAGAAGAEQIVLRLLAS, from the coding sequence GTGAGCTCCGGATCCGCCCGCTACGAAGAGCTGACCGTCCCCGTCCCGGGTGGTGACCTGACGGTCCTTCGGTGGCCGGCCACCGACCCCGACGCCCCGACCGTGGTGGCCCTGCACGGCATCACCGCGAACGCCCTGGCCTGGAGCGAGGTGGCCCGTCAGCTCGCCGGCCGGGCCACCCTGATAGCTCCCGACCTGCGCGGTCGGGCAGCCAGCCGTACAGTCGCCGGGCCGTACGGTCTGGCCCGGCACGCCGACGACGTGGCCGCCCTGGTGGCGGCGCTCGGCCTCGGCCCGGTCCGCCTCACCGGGCACTCGATGGGCGCCTGGATCGCGGCGCTCGCCACCGTCCGGCACCCCGAGCTGGCGTCCTCGCTGCTCCTGGTGGACGGGGCGGTCAGCTTCCCGCTGCCGGTCGGGGTGACCGAGGACGCCGCGCTGGCCGCCGTGCTCGGCCCGGCACTGGCCCGGCTGTCGATGACCTTCCCGAGCCGGGACGCCTACCGCGCGTTCTGGCGGCAGCACCCGGCCTTCGCCGGAGCGTGGACGGCCGAGTTCGAGGCCTACATCCAGCGGGACCTGGTCGGCACCGAGCCCGAACTCCGGTCCTCCTGCGTGCCGGAGGCGATCCGCCAGGACGGCGGCGAGGTCCTGCTCGACAAGGACGCCGCCGGGGCGGTCCACCGGCTCCCACTGCCCGCCGAGCTGCTCTGGGCCGAGCGCGGCCTGATGGACGAGCCGCAGGGGCTGTACGACGTGAACCGGATCGAGCTCGCGGGGCTCGACCTGGAGCGGGTCAAGGCCACCCCGGTGCCGGACACCAACCACTACACGATCGTGGCCGGTGCGGCCGGAGCCGAGCAGATCGTGCTGCGGCTGCTCGCGAGCTGA
- a CDS encoding VC0807 family protein, translating into MALITSTRTSGTRINRGTGVDPRIAGLAPLAVDVALPLAVYFAAHSLLGLGLVTALGLGSAVPAVRTVASLVRRQPVNALALLMLAVNVVGIALSAVAGDARLMIAKDGAVSSVIGGAIVISALLGRPAMSAGLRPFLVKNSADREAAWLRLSAGDAVFRRNERNFSLAWGTVLLVECAAKVVGAYTFPVETMVWLGPVMLSAAITCGIAVGNVFAGRMAERIGTETV; encoded by the coding sequence ATGGCACTCATCACCAGCACTCGGACCAGCGGCACCCGGATCAACCGCGGCACCGGAGTCGACCCGAGGATCGCCGGGCTCGCCCCGCTCGCCGTCGACGTGGCGCTGCCGCTGGCGGTGTACTTCGCGGCCCACTCGCTGCTCGGGCTCGGACTGGTCACCGCGCTCGGCCTCGGCAGTGCGGTGCCGGCTGTGCGGACAGTGGCGAGCCTGGTGCGGCGGCAGCCGGTGAACGCGCTCGCGCTGCTGATGCTGGCCGTCAACGTGGTGGGGATCGCGCTGTCCGCCGTGGCGGGTGACGCCCGGCTGATGATCGCCAAGGACGGTGCGGTCTCCAGCGTGATCGGCGGCGCCATCGTGATCTCGGCACTGCTCGGCCGACCGGCGATGAGCGCCGGGCTGCGGCCCTTCCTGGTCAAGAACAGCGCCGACCGGGAGGCGGCCTGGCTGCGGCTCTCCGCCGGGGACGCCGTCTTCCGCCGCAACGAGCGGAACTTCTCCCTCGCCTGGGGCACCGTCCTGCTCGTCGAGTGCGCGGCCAAGGTCGTCGGCGCCTACACCTTCCCCGTCGAGACCATGGTGTGGCTGGGCCCGGTCATGCTCTCCGCGGCCATCACCTGCGGCATCGCCGTTGGCAATGTCTTCGCCGGACGGATGGCCGAGCGCATCGGCACCGAGACGGTCTGA